One window from the genome of Lachancea thermotolerans CBS 6340 chromosome B complete sequence encodes:
- a CDS encoding class I SAM-dependent methyltransferase (similar to uniprot|P38892 Saccharomyces cerevisiae YHR209W Putative S-adenosylmethionine-dependent methyltransferase of the seven beta-strand family), whose protein sequence is MSLYLNGVIDSDKYQKYRITYPKSLYEAIMAHHAGGRLLAVDVGCGTGIGTFPLLEYFDTVVGCDPSAKMLATAAQVREKLPGVSRRRVSFQQAAGEDISRLFEERSVDMITGGESIQYVKHDEFFRAAARLLRPGATLAFWFYADPVFVDYPEANAIFKHCAYEDQRSFAPLWPPEMELVRRLGESIQVPSHEFEMVHSEVNVPLKTKGTRSFRVTREGCTLKDLRDLISTWSVYDAWKKNNKDCAEDVIDALIEKLKRGCGWDDNIKLRLEWETSFYVARRRQT, encoded by the coding sequence ATGAGTCTCTACCTGAACGGAGTCATCGATTCCGACAAGTACCAAAAATACAGAATCACGTATCCAAAAAGCCTCTACGAAGCCATCATGGCGCACCACGCCGGCGGGCGGCTTCTCGCGGTGGACGTAGGCTGCGGCACGGGCATCGGCACCTTCCCACTGCTCGAGTATTTCGACACGGTGGTTGGCTGCGACCCCTCGGCGAAGATGCTCGCGACGGCCGCGCAGGTGCGCGAGAAGCTGCCCGGCGTCTCGCGGCGCCGTGTCAGCTTCCAGCAGGCGGCCGGCGAAGACATCTCGCGCCTCTTTGAGGAGCGCTCGGTCGACATGATCACCGGCGGCGAGTCCATACAGTATGTAAAGCACGACGAGTTTTTCCGGGCAGCAGCACGGCTGCTTAGGCCCGGAGCGACACTAGCGTTCTGGTTTTATGCGGACCCCGTCTTCGTAGACTACCCCGAGGCCAACGCCATCTTCAAGCACTGCGCGTACGAGGACCAGCGCTCCTTCGCGCCGTTGTGGCCCCCGGAGATGGAGCTGGTCAGGAGGCTGGGCGAGTCCATCCAGGTCCCAAGCCACGAGTTCGAGATGGTCCATAGCGAGGTAAACGTCCCTCTCAAGACAAAGGGCACGCGCAGCTTCCGCGTCACCAGAGAGGGCTGCACCCTGAAGGACCTGCGCGATCTCATCAGCACCTGGAGCGTCTACGACGcatggaagaagaacaacaaaGACTGCGCGGAAGACGTCATAGACGCGTTGatcgagaagctgaagcGCGGGTGCGGCTGGGACGATAACATCAAGTTGAGGCTAGAATGGGAGACGTCTTTCTACGTAGCGCGCAGAAGACAAACCTGA
- the TDH2 gene encoding glyceraldehyde-3-phosphate dehydrogenase (phosphorylating) TDH2 (highly similar to uniprot|P00358 TDH2, to YGR192C uniprot|P00359 TDH3 and to YJL052W uniprot|P00360 TDH1 Saccharomyces cerevisiae glyceraldehyde 3-phosphate dehydrogenases) has protein sequence MVTTVAINGFGRIGRLVLRIALSRKDLKVVAINDPFISVDYAAYMFKYDSTHGRYQGTVSHEGSDLVIDGQKIAVFQERDPAQLPWGKLNVDIAIDSTGVFKELDSAQKHIDAGAKKVVITAPSSTAPMFVVGVNEDEYKGQNIVSNASCTTNCLAPLAKVINDKFGIEEGLMTTVHSLTATQKTVDGPSQKDWRGGRTASGNIIPSSTGAAKAVGKVLPVLQGKLTGMAFRVPTVDVSVVDLTVKLAKETTYDEIKAAVKEASEGKMKGVLGYTEEDVVSSDFLSDSHSSIFDASAGIQLSPKFVKLVSWYDNEYGYSTRVVDLVEHVAKA, from the coding sequence atggtTACTACAGTTGCTATCAACGGTTTCGGCAGAATCGGTAGATTGGTGTTGAGAATCGCTTTGTCCAGAAAGGACTTGAAGGTCGTCGCCATCAACGACCCATTCATCTCCGTCGACTACGCTGCTTACATGTTCAAGTACGACTCTACCCACGGTAGATACCAGGGTACCGTCTCCCACGAGGGCAGCGACTTGGTCATCGACGGTCAGAAGATCGCCGTCTTCCAGGAGAGAGACCCAGCTCAATTGCCATGGGGTAAGTTGAACGTCGACATCGCCATCGACTCCACCGGTGTCTTCAAGGAGTTGGACTCCGCTCAGAAGCACATCGACGCTGGTGCCAAGAAGGTTGTCATCACCGCTCCTTCCTCCACCGCCCCAATGTTCGTCGTTGGTGTCAACGAGGACGAGTACAAGGGCCAGAACATTGTTTCTAACGCTTCCTGTACCACCAACTGTTTGGCTCCATTGGCCAAGGTTATCAACGACAAGTTCGGTATTGAGGAGGGTTTGATGACCACTGTCCACTCTTTGACCGCCACCCAGAAGACTGTCGACGGTCCATCCCAGAAGGACTGGAGAGGTGGTAGAACCGCTTCCGGTAACATCATCCCATCTTCCACCGGTGCCGCCAAGGCTGTCGGTAAGGTCTTGCCTGTCTTGCAGGGTAAGTTGACCGGTATGGCTTTCAGAGTCCCAACCGTTGACGTTTCCGTTGTTGACTTGACTGTCAAGTTGGCCAAGGAGACCACCTACGACGAGATCAAGGCTGCCGTCAAGGAGGCTTCCGAGGGTAAGATGAAGGGTGTCTTGGGCTACACTGAGGAGGACGTTGTTTCCTCTGACTTCTTGTCCGACTCCCACTCTTCCATCTTCGACGCTTCCGCTGGTATCCAGTTGTCTCCAAAGTTCGTCAAGTTGGTTTCCTGGTACGACAACGAGTACGGTTACTCTACCAGAGTCGTCGACTTGGTTGAGCACGTTGCCAAGGCCTAA
- the MHO1 gene encoding Mho1p (similar to uniprot|P47085 Saccharomyces cerevisiae YJR008W Hypothetical ORF) yields the protein MSVRPASHAGSWYSTNSGKLGLQLQQYLGQGLPVAGARVIISPHAGYAYCGATMGKVYAALDLTNVKRIFVLGPSHHIYFKNRAHVSNFKEVATPLGSLPVDIATVKELVEDEAFEYMDPEVDVEEHSLEMQFPMLRALLKLRGVDTASVGVVPIMISHNSTRSDQHLGKVLSEYLADQSTVFIISSDFCHWGRRFSFTGYVGDKSEIQEALAEDTEIESLTARSKLSHHQVPIWKSIEILDQYAMSILSQTEPRDKYELWKHYLEVTGNTICGEKAISVMLCALSHQAEPAVFQWPAYAQSSQVTSVMDSSVSYGGGYCKI from the coding sequence ATGAGCGTCCGTCCAGCATCGCACGCTGGGTCCTGGTATAGCACCAACTCCGGCAAACTGGGTTTACAGCTTCAGCAATATTTGGGGCAGGGCCTGCCAGTCGCTGGCGCCAGAGTCATCATATCCCCCCATGCTGGGTATGCCTACTGCGGTGCAACGATGGGGAAAGTCTACGCCGCACTGGATCTCACCAATGTTAAACGTATATTTGTGTTGGGCCCCTCCCATCACATCTACTTCAAGAACCGGGCGCACGTTTCGAACTTCAAGGAAGTGGCAACGCCACTAGGCTCCTTACCCGTCGACATCGCGACCGTCAAGGAGCTGGTGGAAGACGAAGCATTCGAGTACATGGACCCGGAGGTCGACGTTGAGGAACATTCCCTGGAAATGCAGTTTCCGAtgctgcgcgcgctgctTAAACTTCGCGGGGTCGATACGGCGAGCGTTGGGGTCGTGCCCATAATGATATCGCATAATTCGACGCGCAGCGATCAACACCTGGGAAAGGTTTTGAGCGAGTACCTCGCTGACCAGTCCACGGTCTTCATCATAAGTTCTGACTTCTGCCACTGGGGAAGAAGGTTCAGTTTTACTGGCTACGTGGGAGACAAGAGCGAGATCCAAGAAGCCCTGGCGGAGGATACAGAAATAGAGTCGCTGACCGCGAGGAGTAAGCTGTCCCACCACCAGGTGCCCATCTGGAAGAGCATCGAGATCTTGGATCAGTACGCGATGTCCATCTTATCGCAGACGGAGCCCCGCGACAAATATGAACTGTGGAAGCATTATTTAGAAGTTACTGGTAACACTATCTGCGGCGAAAAGGCCATAAGCGTGATGCTGTGTGCGCTGAGCCACCAAGCAGAGCCAGCCGTATTTCAATGGCCAGCGTACGCGCAATCAAGCCAAGTCACGAGCGTCATGGACAGTAGCGTAAGCTACGGGGGAGGATATTGCAAAATTTAG
- the SUI2 gene encoding translation initiation factor eIF2 subunit alpha (highly similar to uniprot|P20459 Saccharomyces cerevisiae YJR007W SUI2 Alpha subunit of the translation initiation factor eIF2 involved in the identification of the start codon phosphorylation of Ser51 is required for regulation of translation by inhibiting the exchange of GDP for GTP), with product MSTSNCRFYENKYPEVDDVVMVNVQQIAEMGAYVKLLEYDNIEGMVLLSELSRRRIRSIQKLIRVGRNEVVVVLRVDKEKGYIDLSKRRVSSEDIIKCEERYQKSKAVHSILRHCAEKFSFPLEDLYKSIAWPLSRKYGHAYDAFKLSIVDETVFEGIEPPSKEIFEELRLYISRRLTPQAVKIRADIEVSCFSYEGIDAIKAALKAAEEMSTEQMQIKAKLVAAPLYVLTTQALEKQHGIELLEKAIEKITKVITSHDGFCNITMAPKAVTATEDAELQALLENKALENGSDSEEEDSDYE from the coding sequence ATGTCTACATCTAACTGTCGTTTTTACGAAAACAAATATCCTGAGGTGGACGATGTTGTGATGGTGAATGTGCAGCAGATCGCTGAGATGGGAGCGTACGTTAAGCTGCTGGAATACGACAATATCGAGGGTATGGTGCTACTGAGTGAGCTGTCGCGTAGACGTATCCGTTCGATTCAGAAGCTGATCCGTGTGGGCAGAAACGAGGTCGTTGTGGTTCTACGTGTGGACAAGGAAAAGGGCTACATCGACTTGTCCAAGCGTCGTGTTTCTTCCGAGGACATCATCAAGTGTGAGGAGAGATACCAGAAGTCCAAGGCGGTGCACTCCATTCTCAGACACTGTGCCGAGAAGTTCTCGTTCCCTCTGGAGGACTTGTACAAGTCGATCGCATGGCCTTTGAGCCGAAAGTACGGCCATGCCTACGACGCCTTTAAGCTGTCGATCGTGGACGAGACCGTGTTCGAAGGGATTGAGCCTCCAAGCAAGGAAAtcttcgaagagctgcgcTTGTACATTTCCAGAAGACTCACCCCTCAAGCCGTGAAGATCAGAGCCGACATTGAGGTCTCGTGCTTCAGCTACGAGGGCATAGACGCCATCAAGGCCGCCTTGAAGGCTGCCGAGGAGATGTCGACAGAGCAAATGCAGATCAAGGCCAAACTGGTCGCCGCGCCACTATACGTGCTGACAACCCAAGCGCTGGAGAAGCAGCACGGTATCGAGCTGCTGGAAAAGGCTATTGAGAAGATCACCAAAGTCATAACCAGTCATGACGGGTTCTGTAACATCACCATGGCGCCAAAGGCCGTCACTGCCACCGAGGATGCCGAGCTGCAAGCGCTGTTGGAGAACAAGGCCTTGGAGAACGGTTCCGActccgaggaagaagactcCGACTACGAATGA